CAGTGTTGCCTAACCTATTGCCTAACCTATTGCCAGGTGCCTTTGTAACTTGTACTGTAATTCCAGGCTGTTGGAAATCCATTTTCATTCAAAGATTTCATTCACTGATTTTTATATTGTATTAAGTCCCTGGAGCAGTGTCCACACTTCAGCCAGTTTAAAttcttaaacagaaaattaaagatCAAAGTAGTCAGAAATAAGTCCCCTGTAGGTGGGCATGATTTTACACCTGTAAGATCAGCCTGAAGTTTACATGTGACTTCTAGAATCACAGTGACCTTTTCCACAGATATTCtaaattaatagaaataacTGAACAAGCAAACTGAAATGCTCTTACTGTTTCATCTGAGGCATAGAAACAGAACAACATGAGTTCATGTGAAAATGCATGGTATTTTCCTACCATAATGAAGAAAAGGGAGTTCATTGCCTAAAAGACAGTGAATAACTAAGCCATGACAGAGTGATAATGCTTGCTTTGATGGCACAGTCTTTCTGGTCTGATAATTGTCTGCTGTTTCTTGCATAACACAGCCATCTGTGTTTCACAGTAAAGTCCAAGTTTTAGTAGTCTTAATGCTTTCTGACAGTAGAAGTACGTATTATATGCAGCATTTGTGCTTGTATGTATGACTGAtgtatctgttttttaaatgaaggacTCATAGCAGTAGTAGTTGAACAcaaaataaagcacattttGTTCTCTTAGTCCTCGTGAAATTtaaactgtgttaaaaaaaacagtttcacCTCAGTAAGAGCACATCTTCATCATACCAGTTTCTTGCTAATTGCTGatgcaaaagagaaacaagtCCAACTGTTACAGTACAGCATGTCAGGCTGCCAAGCCATATGTCATCATGCATTTATTTAATGCAGTTTGCCAGACTTTGTTTGCAGTACTGAAACCAGGTCATTATTTTCTCTGGCAGCATACCAGCTGATTCTCACTGTCACAAGACTGAATTTGTAGAAGGAACTCAAAAATACACATAATTTTCTACCTTTTCTCAGTAGATGCTTTAATCATGAAAGCATTCATGCAGTTGGTATCCAACCAAAACCTATTTACAGATGCAAAGGACTGGGCCTCAGAAGATTCAGCGTTTTCATCCACAAATTCTGGAGCTCAGCATTATCAGGCTAGCCTTTGCGATCTTTCTACCTGCTCTTTGCAAGTAGAAATTGGTGACTGGCTCATCTGACTTTAGATCAAGGCTCTGTGAATGCTAAAAGTTCCCTCAGAACTAGTGACCCATTAATTAGCTTCCAGAATTGGACTACTGCTTATTTATtaaagatgaaaggaaaagaaatggtaaTAAACATTTTACAGTTTAAGTTTCCAAGGGCTGATAATCTTCCCTGAACACAAATTTTGTGGAAATTTGTGTCTTTTCTCCTCCAGTGTGTCAGTATGTTTTTGCAATATTAGGGGTGATATTTATATTGCCTTGCCAGTACATGTAAACCAGTTGAAACTAGTCTTTGCTGTTTCCCTCAGGTAGGCAGAGCTCCAGAAGGCAAAGTGTATCTCTGTTACCAGCAGGGAATTTGCATGTGGAAGGATGGCACATAAGTCAAAGATACTATAGGTATTAAAGCAGCCTGTTGTGTGCCCATAATGTTTCTCATCTATGAAACATCCATACTTCCAAAAAATATTACAGGTGCCCTACTGATGAATGAATGCAAAATACTGATAGACACACTCAAAGAACGTTCTCCCATGCTTGAGACTTCAGTTTAGTCCTGAGGCTCATGATTTGTTCATTTGAGTCTCTTTCAAATGATCTTTGCCACACTTCCTTCTTGAGAGTTCTTCGTGATTTCAGATCAGAATAGTGAGAAAGTTGAAGGCATTAATACTACATCAGTGGTCGGCTACCATTGTTCAGTATGCTGTGGAAATAAAGTTGAGGTGTCCAAAGTTGATTTATTACTATGTCTTCATCTGTAGTTTCTCTTAAGCCAGTAGAATtgagagaatcacagaatggtgaggttggaaaggacctttgaACATCTTGTACTCCAAGCCCCCCGCTTAAAACAGAGTCAAcaagagcaggttgctcaagaCCAAGTCCAGTCTGGTTTTGAATATTTCTGAGGATGGAGGGTCTGTAACATCTCTGGGCAACGTGTTCCAAGGTTTGGCCACCCTTACAGTAAAACAATTCCTTGTatttcatttcctcttgtcctctCATTGGGCACCTCTGTGTTCTTTACCTCCACATGGGTTGTAGGGACTGTGGACTACTGAAGGCAAGTCTTCCCAGTAAAGACTGAGACAAAGAAGGCAGTGAGTACCTTGGTCTTTTCTGTGGTAAGATGGTTGTCTTACCAAGGCTGTGCATTGCAGAGCAAGAGAGAAATAGCTGCACTACATGTATATCCTATTTTATCTGACAGGATCAAACTATTCACATTTCCCTCTCACCATTTTACCCtaaatttttttattcacaAAGTATATTGAAACATACCACATGTTTCATTTTACAACCATTACAGGCCATTAAAGCTGACTCCACCAGGATGCAAACTTGGTTCCAAAGTGTCAATATTAAATTGTAAAGCAGAATTTTCGAATGGCCTTTGAGTGGTAAGGGGAGGTAGCACAGGGTCAAGAGGTTCTTGGGAATAGGAGCAGTTTTCAGTCACATTTTAGAGGTGTGTCATGTTTATGCTGGACTTGAGAGGAGAACTTCAATAGCATGCAAGTACTTTTTGACTTAGTACATACGTCTTCTGACCCCAGTTGCTCAGCAAGACCTAGGCAGCTGTGCTATGCTACACAGCTTGGCTCAGAGCACTAGGGGGCACTTGTGTAGTTCTTAGAGGAACGGTGCTCCTGAAGTGCTACACAAGGCAAAGTATTTCATGACATGCCGGCTCAGAAGTTGTTCTTCAGAGTACAGTAGCCTGCGTGCCACTTTCCACCATTCTTTTTGCTGCATATACATACATGCTGCTCcgtttttttctcttattataAGCTCTATTATAGGACAACTAGAGAAGGTTGTATCTGCCTTGCCTTTATGCCTCATTGCAAGAATTTGAGACTGCTTAGTACCCAAGTACAACTTCTATGGGCACAGTCAATGTTTATCTAAGAGGTGCAGACGTATTCCTCCATTGCAGTTCATTCTAACCACATTTTGAATATTGGTTACTGCAAAGCAAATAtccattctgtttctttttaccAGATTAACCACAAATACCCAGAGAGACGGCTACTGGTAGCAGAATCCTGTGGAGCTCTAGCACCTTACCTTCCAGTGGGTATTAATACTGAAACATTCTCCCAAGTGTGTATGTTTTGCCTGGACAGTTAAATTCTCTTGTACTTTGTATCACATACGTGAGATTCGATAAATCACGTTAAGGAGGAGATAGCTTTTTATAAAGGAATACAGGTCAATCTAtctataaaatgtatttaaaaacagtatgttccgaaaaaaatcatctttgttTCAGTAAAGACGATGCAAAGATAGTTAAGACCAATTAAGGaaatgatttctgaaaaaataattggcACCCAATAATAGAGTTCTTCATGCACTGTGGAATGTTACATGAAGAGTGCTGCCAGtcagaagaagcagcaaaattaaatcAGTGGTGAACTAGAAtttgaagcttcagagaaggaggaaaataacccaagttaaaaaaaacacttctcCAATTTAGCAATGCAGTGATTATAGATTCTAAGTCTAGGCCTGTAGTAGTTTTTTGCTGTTAGTTATTTTTGTTCCATATGAAATAAAGGACCTAAGTTCTGTGCTTGGTAGGACGAAAGGCTCTCTAATGAGGCTGCtgacattttatatttattcattttctgttgTGAAAACTGACTGTGTAATATTCATAAAGGGGTCTATGGTTGGAGGAAGGCATTTTGTTTGTGAGCACTAAGAGAagtgcaaattattttaaaaaattgatacAAAcccacatttcttcttttattggATTTAACAAGTATGTTTCTTGtttacaaacagaaagaaattcgTAGTTCGTTAGTACTTTCCATGCTGCAGCAAATGCTAATGGAAGATAAGGCAGATCTGGTACGAGAAGCTGTGATCAAAAGCCTTGGCATCATTATGGGATATATTGATGATCCAGACAAATATCAACAGGTATAATTTGGTTTGGGTTCTGTATGTATAAAATGTCTTCTGTAGTTATCTTGTGAATAGGGGGATGCataatttcatgtatttttattaaatctttccagatacttttaaaaattttggtGGTTTATATGAATGTTAATGTTGATTTTATTGTTTCACCaagatcaaaaagaaaacatatgctTACAAGTGTCATTAGAACATCAGGGATAAGCCATATACAGGAGTTTCTCTAACAGTTCATAATCTGCCTTCAAGAACATACCACTTCATTGCCTTCCTGATACTGTTAGTCAATTTGATATCATCACTTGTTAACAGAGATTTGTCTACTACAACAAAGCCTACTTGTAGTTCAGCTTAATACTGCCTAATAATGTTTCAGATAAGTGAAAATGAAGAACTTCTGTCTTTGAGTTTTTGAAGGCAGAgtggaaaaatgtgtttgtattGATTCTGATAATTTGACTTTCTAGAAATACTAGCAGGATCATTGAACCACCTACTGTTTACCTTTGTAGATGTGGTTGGGACTATCTGTTCAAAGGTCTCCATGTACtaccttgttttatttttattagtgtaaagttttaaaaatagattataaTCTTTTTCTAGTCTGTATGTTTTGTGCGGTAAACTTTAGCACAAATTTTAGAAGAATAATTACATTCTTTATTGTCTTTTTGCCAGGGCTTTGAACTGCTGCTTTCAGCATTAGGAGACCCTTCAGAACGTGTAGTTAGTGCAACACATCAGGTATTTTTACCTGCTTATGCTGCCTGGACAACAGAACTGGGAAATTTACAGTTCCATCTTATACCTACACTGCttaataaaattgaaaaattgcTCAGGGTATGTGTTCAGCTGTTTCTACAttggagaattttttttgtatctttatTGCATATgcaggcttttttaaaaaacagaaaaatgtaaatcatTGCTACTTAATGGTCTGTGGGGGAAAATTTTTCTGGAGGTTCTTGTTGTAACTCCATAACTTTTACTTGTcctttggaagaaggaaaaaaaaaacccaacccaaaaaccaaaacccccaaaaaaacatATTCTTCTTTAACAATGTTTTGCTTTATAGCCAAATAATCAAAGTGCAGTTCAGAAAACGCTTGCTTAGAGCTGTGACCAGATGATGTGTGTTATTCTGAGTGCATTTGCCctatatttaaattgtttttaagtGTCACATACTGTAGTTTTTAATAAAGTGCAATATTTATTAAACACAAAAACAAGTAGAATTGGTTTATTTAGGTCATTTGCAATTATGAGCCAGTTTGTCTGCACACTTGATTTGGTAGATATCTGGAAAGTTCTGGAAAATAGGGTATCTCATAACAATCTAACACACTTAACCAAGATGCGTTTTTTCGGAGTACAGGCAAGTAATTTATTCAGTTTTTAGATGCATTGGTCTCTGAGACCAAGGATTCACATTTCCAAAATGTgctgaaaaatgttctttcagaATATCAGTTATGTTCATCGACATGAATTACTAAATGCCAAAGGCTATATTGCTGGAATCTTTTGAGTAGAAGTGACTTAAGGGTGACAAGGGGATTTGGATGGTGACACAAAGCTTGTGGTTAGCATAAATTACTATATAATTAGTGTCTCTGTGTAGAAGCTCATCACAGATGTGTTGATCTCTTGCCAGGGAATACATGCCTAAGCAACAGGTCATCCAAACTGAAAGCTTTTAAGTAAATGTCTTGTTTGTTTCAGGAAGGAGAACATGGCTTGGATGAACATAAGCTCCACATGTATCTGTCTGCTCTACAGTCATTGATTCCTTCACTGTTTGCACTGGTGCTACAGAATGCACCTTTCACAAGCAAGGCTAAACTTCAGGGAGAAATACCACAAATAGAAGGTAAATGATTAATTTCCAATATGTGGAATTTTTATAAACTTAAGTACAATTCAGTGACAAATCTCAAGTCACTATTAAGTGCAAAGGAAGAATTTCAGGAAGTAGTCCATAGTCTTCATTCACTTGGGATTTGTGTGTATTTAAGGTTACTACATAAACATAAGTTGCAGAATCTATGTGTAAACTTTAGATTTTTTTAGGACACTGTCTGTACAATAATGATTTAAGTTTATATCCCCAAGCCTTTTTTCTAATCCACCTGTtccttattttgtattttcatatataGCAAGTACAGAGAAGGAAATTCAGGGAACCTATGTTGTGTTGcgaattttctttcttcaatgTTGCTGAGttgacagaatttttttttttaaggcagatTCCACCATAGGAAGATTTGTCTTGACTTgtcacaacttttttttctttgttctgtttttccctttttgggaAAACATCTTTCTACTTCCTGTCCTCCTTCTGCTCCTACTTCATTCCTATGAAAGAAATCAGTGTGACATGAACCCTTATCAGATATTTAACTAATTGCAAATATCAGCTTATTGATGCAGAAGAAATATGTAAGTcattaatatttatgaaatgaTTGTCAGTAGAATAAAGGAGAGCTAAATGGTatcattttggattttttttttctgtatttacttAGCAGTGTTACAGGCAAAATGGCTTATTTGCACCCAGAGGCATAGCTTTATGTAATCCAATGAGAGTCTTGCAATGAAATACTTTGTTGTTCTAATACACAACAtaaattgtggaaaaaaaaatacagttttgccttctgatttgccacttaaatgttttttcatatTGGTGTCCCTTAGCAAATCCTTAAGTAATGTGTCCTTTTTCTACCCATTTCTGTGCTTGAGAGACCTGATTATcagaaaaagtttttaattcctttttcattatttcttgcTACTTCTTAAAAGAAGCTtttgagaaagcaaagcaatccTTAATTAGACTTCCTAAAGGTTTCTGAAGAATTGATTTCCACTAATAGCCAAAAATAGCTTAAGAAGGCTGGCCTCAGTTTCAGTTAATTCttacaaataaaatttatgAAGTGGGAAAAATACAGCCTAGTGCAGGATCTTCACCATCTGTTATGTATCTGTGTAATATCTCAGCAGACTCAATGGCCTCATAGTGAAGTTATACTTAGATCAGCAATCCTAGCCTATAGAATGTTTTCTCCTGttacaaatactttttaaagatatttattgGTAATACCTGCCCCATGCTGATAATAGTGCTGTGTGTGAAGATGCAAAGCAAGGGTAACAActttaaagcagaatttggaaAGTAGTTAGTGGTATGTTACTGTGCAAtattaatgtgaaaatattaaacatgCTGTGGTAAAACTTGTTCAGCTGACTTGAGTCATTTGAAGatgaacacttttttccttgagtGGCTACTATTGAAATAAGGAATTCAAACGTTTCAGCCTTCAGCCTAGTCTTGACAGTTTCTTCTTCCAcaaaagtggaggaaaaaatcTCATGTACTTTTCACTAAACCAGTAGCATTGCAGGAACTGGAAGCTTGCGTTCTTGAATTTTGCAGTAGGAAAGATGATATTCTTGTTGCTTAACTTCATTGCTGAATAATTTTAAGCATGCTTGTCATGAATTGAGAATAATAAAAGCAATGTTGGTGTAGCAGGCTTTCAATCTCCAGATATTTTAATGGTCTAGAATTTTTTTGAGGTCTTGCTTTTTATGTGTGAATTATTCTCTTctgataattaaaataatgaaggaGTTGGGGAAGGGAGTGGGGAGTGTCAAAAACTGCTTCATATATAAAGATTGTAGCAGTTAGATGATTAAAGTGTAGTGCTAGGAGTCAGGAAACCTTGCCTGCAAGTCACTCTACTGTAAATCTGTGGTGTGTTCTTAGGGATCGtagaatgttttgggttggaagggacctttaaaggtcatctagtccaatcctcctgcagtgagcagggacatcttcagctagatcaggttgctcagagccccgtccaacctgaccttgaaagtttccagggatggagcatctaccacctctctgggcaacctgttgcagtgtttcaccactcattgtaaaaaaaattcttccttatatctagctgaatctactctcttttagtttaaagccattaccccttgtcctatcactacatgcccttgtaaaaagtccttcTCTGTGACTAGAGGGCTGCTCTAAGGTCGCCCTGGAGTCACACTGTCAGCTCACATACAGTTTTTCtatccactaatacccccaagtcctcctccacagggctgctctcaatcccttcatcccccagcctgtattgataccagggattgccctgacccaggtgcaggaccttgcacttggccttgttgaacctcaggAGGTTCATATGGGCCCACTTttcaagcttgtccaggtccctctggatggcatcccttccctccagcatgtcaaccGCTTAGTGTTGTCTGCGaacttgctgagagtgcacttgatcccactgtctatgttaTTGATGAAGATactaaacagtactggtcccaacAGAGACCCCTGAGagacaccacttgtcactgatctccatctggacattgagccattgaccactactCTCTGCATGTcaccatccagccaattccttatccaccaaaaagtccatccatcaaatccatatctctccaatttaagGAGGATATTGTGGAGGACTGTGTCaaaaggccttacagaagtctaGATAGATGGCATCCCTGGCTCTTCGCTTGTCCACTGATGTAATCACTCCATCATAAAAGGCCACTAAGTTGGTCAGGCAggatttgcccttggtgaagccatgctggcaaTAATAATTCCATAATGTCCCTGTACtggcattttctctttttaagtgAGGTTTATGTAATCTCTTCAAAGGTGGATTTAActcactgatttttaaaaagcaatttgatAACCTTACACAGAAGGCACTGAAGAGTTTCAGACTTTCTTAGCTATCTTTACTGTCATCATCTCCAAGgtattttcatcttgttttgttCATGAtcacctgtctctgctgtcaCAGTCACTAGATTTCCCCGACCTGTATCGCCTCTTCAAGATGTGGCCATCATCATTGGAAGCCGCGAACAATTAGCAGTGTTGCTGCAACTGTACGACTATCAGCTAGAGCACGAGGGTACCACAGGCTGGGAGACTTTGCTATGGGTAGTCAATCAACTGTGAGTTAATTTGTATCTTATGATTCCTGATTTCAAAATGTGTCAAAATTAATAGTTCTTAGGTATGTTTATGTTTAACAATTATTAAACATATGAATTTTAAGTATGATTGTGTTTAAGAATtattaaagaggaaaagataGAATTTTTTCAGGCATTCTAATTTTTATACTGAAATTACTTTgattttgttcagaaaatatCAACTTTCTAGCAGAATGTATAGGTAACTACTTGCTCCAAAATATTGTTTCGTTCATCTTTGCACTAGTATAATCAATTCTCTGTTGAAGTGAAGATTGTTGTATTTTGAATATCTAATTAAATATACCATTCTGCAGTAAcagacatttgaaaatacaggtCAGACTTTTCTGGCACTGAAATCCTTGCTTTCTTCAAGGGTCAGGAATTGTACAGAACATGtagataattttattaaaatgagtagtgctgtgtgtgtgtatatttattaatataaacAGTTAATCTGTACAAATATAACTGGAGAGAAACAAAAGATCAGAGTAGTGTTTAATATCCTTTTGTTTCCTGATTTTTAGGCTACCACAGCTTATAGAAATAGTTGGCAAGATCAATGTAGCATCAACTGCCTGTGTCCATGAGTTCTCTAGATTTTTCTGGAGACTTTGTAGGACATTTGGGAAAATTTTTACAAACACTAAGGTAAGATATTACCTTAAATATTCTACAAAAAGAGTACTTTGATGATATATACTCTCCATATTTACGGTGTGTCTGAATACCCACACTTTATGTGACCATTCACATTTGCATGTCACATTGATGGTTTTCCATAGATACATGTAAACCTCTATTTGCAtccttttgatttctgtttATGACCATTTTGGAGTGGCCTTCTCATCTTGCCCAacaaggaaggatttttttttttttttttgaaactgtaTTCTTCATATTTGCTTTGTGAATGGCGTAGAGAGTGAGAGAGATCATCCTCATTCTAGTGATTTAGCAACTTTCTTCAGAACAGCATACTCTTCAGTGTTTGTGGCATACATAAGTACTCCAGCCTGGACTGGActggaaatttaaaattaatgcttttcctgcatgaaatattttctatagaTGGTATCTAAACATTTTTATCAAGGAAATAACATCATTTTTCTCAATAAAGTAACTTCTGAAtaaaattccaaaatattttaaagggaaattaTAAAACACGAGAGGATTACCTAAAGATAAAATTACAAAATGGAGTTAGGATTATGTGCTGCCTCCAGAGAGGAGACTAAAACCAGCCTCTGGTCTTTACATGCCCCTTCTGTAAGTTATCTTTAGAACCCTTGCTTCCGTAAAATTGTTCCGATACTGGTTATCACAGCTATATTTTGGAAGAGAGCACTTCACGGACAGCGAAgatacaaaacaattttttttttattattttttttttttttttacatatagcTTGGTAAAACCATAAACCCTAAAGCCCAACTAAGCATATTGCCAAGAGACTTCAACTTCTGCTATCAGGAGTGCTAAATACTGCTACCTCGGTGTGGGTGCTCCATAGAAATTTTTACTCTTATCTCATGCTTTCAATTTTCGTAAAAGCTGGCTAtgctttttaaaggtttttttctttctgtacctTCAAAGCGtcctttttctgttgtgttgggggtttttttattctttttttcctaacttaATTGATACTGGTAACAGGTTTTCTTACATGGGATTCATCATCCTTTGTGTAGGTAAAACCACAGTTCCAGGAAATCTTAAGACTGTCTGAGGAAAACATAGGTAAGTAGCTTTTTATTCAAATGATTAAAAATTCGTCTTAAccacaactggaaaaaaactgtCAATCTCTTgttcaaataacattttcaaactgCAGTTCTCAAATTTGTCATCTTTCTGAAATGTTGAAAATCTAATCTTATTCTGAATGGAACACTCTGAAGTTATAGATAGTGTGTGTGTAAAGTACAAATAAAATCTGACATCCAAATACCACTTGAGCATTATTTTAGCACGTGTGTGcgtgtatatatgcatataaatgtatataaattcttcatgtatatataaaaaggtaaatatgtaatacttaaaatacacacatacaaGTCTAccttatgtatatatataaaatatatagcatatatattttacatacacacacatatatacatatatttgtatatataaaacctaaattcttcactgttttaTTAGATTCCACAGCAGGTAATGGAGTGCTAACAAAAGCCACGGTTCCCATCTATGCAACAGGGGTCCTTACATGTTATATTCAGgtaagtttgtttttctgtttctttgttaaATGTGTAATAATACGTAGGATTTATTCTACTAAAAAACCcttagtgtttttttttaaaacatacagtGCTGTCGTGCTTTGAAGATAAGTAGATAAGTGGGCAGCTGTAAacacatttaaaagcaaagttttctAGTCAGGTCTACTACATTGAGATGATAGTCATCAGTGTTAAAACCTGAACTCAGTAAATCTTAAAATGACATCTGGCATCTtcaccactgctaactctcaGACATTGACAGCTGCTGTGTGCCTTTATCCAAAATGTTACTTATTCCATAAATGAGTTCTTGGCCATTTAACTGTGACCCCTGCAAACATGATTTCACAAAATTTACTGAAATGGATAAGCAGGTAAATCACCATTTGAGGTGCATTTGGAGTCTTAAAATTTTAGCGTTACCTagtactaaaataaatattccataAATAATACTACCTAATCCTCCAGTAACCAGCAGTTATGGACTGGCATATATGCAGTttacaggaagaaataaatacttgATCATCTCATAAAAGTTTAGTGGACTGTGAGCAATCACAAACTGTCAGGAGCCATGAAAATGCTTAAGTACTACTCTTAAACGTTTCTTTAGTAACGCTATTTGGGTAATTTATGCACGAGTATGTACTTAGTTGATGAAATAGTCTCTTCTTGTGTTTGCTTTGAAAGGTTCTTGTTCTTAAACCCCATTTTTGAAGTTCATAAGATTGTTAAAGGCTAAATCTAGTTTGTTCTTGTTTAAAGTTTGTCTCTTTCGTAGCTGTAGGTCATCACAATGGCAGCAATACTTTTACTCCATTTATCATTGTACGCTCTTCTTTCAGGAAGAAGACCGCAAGCTGTTGGTTGGATTCTTAGAAGATGTAATGACCATGCTTTCACTATCCCATGCTCCTCTTGATAGCCTGAAAGCTTCCTTTGTGGAACTGGGGTAAAGAATATACCTTGGAGTTGACTAGATATAAATACATTAgaagtttttattaaaagctgCTAATCTGGCTGTAATTTTAATAACCGTGATGCTTTGGGTGAATAAAGAgcatacttccttttttttccttcatgtttcACAAAATTTAAACTATTAATCTCTAGATTAAAAATGTagcagtaaaaaaatttctgaagcataaaagagaaacaacaaaaaaccaaacaaaaaaaccacaaaaatcagTCATTGAGAATAAAATGGAa
The Haliaeetus albicilla chromosome 21, bHalAlb1.1, whole genome shotgun sequence genome window above contains:
- the RELCH gene encoding RAB11-binding protein RELCH isoform X6 — encoded protein: MILTGCVAFARHVGPTRVEAELLPQCWEQINHKYPERRLLVAESCGALAPYLPKEIRSSLVLSMLQQMLMEDKADLVREAVIKSLGIIMGYIDDPDKYQQGFELLLSALGDPSERVVSATHQVFLPAYAAWTTELGNLQFHLIPTLLNKIEKLLREGEHGLDEHKLHMYLSALQSLIPSLFALVLQNAPFTSKAKLQGEIPQIEVTRFPRPVSPLQDVAIIIGSREQLAVLLQLYDYQLEHEGTTGWETLLWVVNQLLPQLIEIVGKINVASTACVHEFSRFFWRLCRTFGKIFTNTKVKPQFQEILRLSEENIDSTAGNGVLTKATVPIYATGVLTCYIQEEDRKLLVGFLEDVMTMLSLSHAPLDSLKASFVELGTNPAYHELLLTVLWYGVVHTSALVRCTAARMFELLVKGVHETLVAQRVVPALITLSSDPEISVRIATIPAFGTIMETVTQRELLERVKMQLASFLEDPQYQDQHSLHTEIIKTFGRVGPNAEPRFRDEFVIPHLHKLALVNNQQSVDSKRLDIATHLFEAYSALSCCFISEDLMVNHFLPGLKCLRTDMEHLSPEHEVILSSMIKECEQKVENKTVQEPQGSMSIAASLVSEDTKTKFLNKMGQLTTSGAMLANVFQRKK